The nucleotide window GTTGCCGCTGGCCGCCACTGAGACTGCCCATCTCCTCGTCTCGAAGGTGGGTGACTCCCGCGAGTTCGAGAGCCTTTTCTACAGCCTCGTGGTCTTCTTCCGTTTTCGACTCGAAAAATCCGCGATGCGGGTACCGCCCGTGATACGCGAGGTTTTCTACGGTCAGGTTTCCGGGCGACTCGTTCTCTTGAGAGAGCAAGCCGAGTTTTCGGGCCAGCGTTTTGGTTCCGAGTGAGTGTACGTCCTCGCCATCGAGCTGTACGACTCCCGATTCGGGGTGGAGTTCCCGCGACATCGCCTTGAGAAGCGTGCTTTTCCCGCTTCCATTCGGCCCGACAAGGGCCGTGATTTCGCCCGCCGGGACGACGATGGATTCACATTCGACGATGATACCCGAGTTGGGATAGCCGATTTCCAAATCGACTCCGCGAAGTTCGCTCGCGTTTTCGGGGTTCTGCTCTCCGCCAGCGTCCATTTCTTTCCGTTCTGCGACCATTCCACCGTCGGTCTGTCGCTCGTCGTCGGTTGTTCGTTCGCTCATGGTTCGATTTCCTCCATGTGTTTTCGGACGAGATTCCGCCCGCGCTCCGCTCGTTTCACTCGCTCCGTATCGTCCATCTCCAGTGAGGTGTATTCGCGCTTGAGCCGTTCTTTCATTCGCTTTTTGTCTTCGGGAGTCGCACTTTCGGGCGCGTGCTCGGCGATTAAATCGTCCAACCATTCCCAGTTCGTTCCGCTGTACCGTCCCTCCTCGACAGTCCAATCGTAGTAGTGCTCGGCGGCCTCATCCCAGAGTTCCTCGTCCTCTCGCCGAACGTCGCGGACGAGCGCCAGCGCAGTCCGCGCACCGTCGCCCGCGCTGACGATGGCTTGATGTTCCGCCTCGCCGAGCCATCCCGTGACGTACAGTCCGGAAACGGGTGTTTTCCCGTCGCGTTCGACGGACTCCAACTCCGTTTCGAAATCGGACAGATATTCGTCGTCGTAGACTGACGCGGCGACCAGTCGATTCGGTTCGATTTCTCGACCGTCCTGCGTCGTCACGCGAAACCCGTCGTCGGTTTTCTCGGCGGCGACCACCATCCCGTCCGTGATTTCTGCTCCCGCGAGTTCGGCCTGTTCTCGGCTCATCGCAAGGAACGTCTCCGGCGGAATTCCACCGGGGAAGCCGAGGTAGTTCTCCAGATGCACACACTGACGAATCGCGGCTGTTCCGCCGTCGAATACGAGCGTATCGAGTCCGTACCGGGCGAGAAACACCGCGGCGGAGAGGCCCGACGCACCGCCGCCGACAATGACGACATCCCGGTTCGAAGCCGTTCTTTCGCCCTCCGTCCGTTCTTTTTCCACCATCAGAGTTCACCCAGTTGTTGTCGCTTTCGCATGAGATAGAGGAAGTACGGCCCGCCGACCAGTCCGGTGACGATGCCTACCGGAACCTGAACCGGGTTGAGCGCGAGGCGCGCGCCCACGTCTGCACCGACGACCAGCGCAGGCCCCGCGAACAGACAGCCGATAACCAGTTTTCGGTAGTCGGTTCCGACGACGTTTCGGACGATGTGCGGGACGATGAGGCCGACGAAACTGACGATTCCGGCGACCGAAATGGCGGTGCTCGCGGCGAGAATCGCCAATGTGGAGAGCATGAATCGGACGCGTTCGACCGACATTCCGAGCGACCGGGCGGTTCGTTCGCCGAGCAGGAGGAGGTTCAACTGCCGCGACACGACGAGGGAAATCGGGACGATGAACAGCGTCGGAATCAGGGCGGTTCTAACTTGTTCCCATCCGGTTCCCGTGAGCGACCCGGTCGTCCACGCGAGGGCGGTCTGTACCACGCC belongs to Haladaptatus cibarius D43 and includes:
- a CDS encoding ABC transporter ATP-binding protein, which produces MSERTTDDERQTDGGMVAERKEMDAGGEQNPENASELRGVDLEIGYPNSGIIVECESIVVPAGEITALVGPNGSGKSTLLKAMSRELHPESGVVQLDGEDVHSLGTKTLARKLGLLSQENESPGNLTVENLAYHGRYPHRGFFESKTEEDHEAVEKALELAGVTHLRDEEMGSLSGGQRQLAWIAMVLAQDTDVLLLDEPTTYLDLRHQLRVLEVVRTLAQEEDLTIGIVLHDISQAARYANNLVALRDGEPYDWGPPSEVVTEELLADVFGVEATVGIGPEGPVVTPRRPL
- a CDS encoding NAD(P)/FAD-dependent oxidoreductase, translating into MVEKERTEGERTASNRDVVIVGGGASGLSAAVFLARYGLDTLVFDGGTAAIRQCVHLENYLGFPGGIPPETFLAMSREQAELAGAEITDGMVVAAEKTDDGFRVTTQDGREIEPNRLVAASVYDDEYLSDFETELESVERDGKTPVSGLYVTGWLGEAEHQAIVSAGDGARTALALVRDVRREDEELWDEAAEHYYDWTVEEGRYSGTNWEWLDDLIAEHAPESATPEDKKRMKERLKREYTSLEMDDTERVKRAERGRNLVRKHMEEIEP